A region from the Benincasa hispida cultivar B227 chromosome 10, ASM972705v1, whole genome shotgun sequence genome encodes:
- the LOC120089166 gene encoding uncharacterized mitochondrial protein AtMg00860-like, with product MDNFSMYGQTYKVCFNNLEKILRRCEETNLVRNWEKCHFMVKESIVLRHKVSKKGLEVDKAKIEAIKKLPPPVNVKVVRSFLGHAGFYRRFVKDFSKTVRPLSVLLEAERTFDFDEQCLNAFKILKNTLIIAPVLVPSDWTSHLN from the coding sequence ATGGACAACTTCTCGATGTATGGGCAAACATACAAAGTCTGTTTCAATAATCTAGAGAAGATACTaaggagatgtgaagagacgaaccttgtGCGGAACTgggagaagtgccacttcatggtaAAGGAAAGTATTGTGCTTAGGCACAAAGTCTCCAAGAAGGGGCTGGAGGTGGATAAGGCGAAGATTGAGGCGATCaaaaagctcccacctccagTAAATGTGAAGGTTGTCAGGAGCTTCTTAGGACATGCAGGCTTTTATCGacgttttgtgaaggacttttcaaaGACTGTGCGACCATTGAGTGTGTTGCTGGAGGCAGAAAGaacatttgactttgatgaacaatgcctcaatgcattcaagATATTGAAGAACACATTAATAATTGCACCTGTGTTAGTCCCATCGGACTGGACGAGCCATTTGAATtga